The following are encoded in a window of Gossypium raimondii isolate GPD5lz chromosome 13, ASM2569854v1, whole genome shotgun sequence genomic DNA:
- the LOC105781540 gene encoding uncharacterized protein LOC105781540: MANQTLKQLAAPNLAAQPPSITYPALDRPLKLNSGFLNFLPKFNGLPGEDSYRHINEFLITCSTMQPDGIEEEQIKLRAFPFSLQGLAKNWLYYMPPGSFTTWTGLHKAFLEKYFPASRIGSIRKEICGIKQLVGLTPQDRGMIDAASGGALVDKTPEQARNLIANMAQNTQQFGLRRSDLGKRMDEGQSSMMEAQLANLTAMEGEANAVFPNQRRYDPYSATYNEGWRDHPNLRYQNRAAPPGFEQQNSRQYNSSQQQPSHQNLMKQLQTRASSTDVNLGNLQAQVNNRLPSQPVANPRDNVSAITLRSGKELRSILKKGQNSNEEDETEQILSRNEGSELEHKQAPFPQRLRKEKSDDVNAKILETFHKVQVNIPLIDAIKQVPRYAKFLKELCTSKRKLIGNEKISLGENVSAVFQKKLPIKCKDPGMFSIPCKIGDLKLDRAMLDLGASINVMPRSIYDKVQLGALKDTRLIIQLADRSNAYPDGVLEDVLVQVNELVFPADFYVLDMRASDNSVDVPLLLGRPFLKTN; encoded by the exons ATGGCTAACCAGACTTTGAAGCAATTGGCCGCTCCTAACTTGGCTGCGCAACCACCATCTATCACGTATCCTGCCCTTGATAGGCCATTAAAGCTTAATTCGGGATTCCTGAACTTTTTGCCAAAATTCAATGGGTTACCAGGTGAGGACTCTTACCGtcatattaatgaatttttaattacttgttCAACTATGCAGCCAGATGGCATTGAAGAGGAACAAATCAAGCTCCGAGCCTTCCCATTCTCGTTACAAGGTTTGGCAAAGAACTGGTTATATTACATGCCACCAGGATCATTCACAACTTGGACAGGGTTACATAAGGCTTTCCTTGAGAAGTATTTTCCTGCATCAAGAATAGGATCAATCAGGAAGGAAATTTGTGGAATTAAGCAACTGGTAG GATTGACACCACAAGATCGAGGAATGATCGATGCAGCGAGTGGAGGTGCATTGGTTGATAAAACTCCTGAACAAGCCCGGAATTTGATTGCTAATATGGCGCAAAATACACAACAATTCGGTCTCAGGAGATCCGACTTGGGTAAACGAATGGATGAGGGCCAGTCAAGTATGATGGAGGCTCAGTTAGCTAACTTAACGGCTATG GAAGGGGAAGCTAATGCCGTCTTTCCAAATCAGAGGAGGTATGATCCATATTCAGCTACCTATAATGAAGGATGGAGAGACCACCCCAATCTTAGATACCAAAATCGAGCCGCACCTCCGGGATTCGAGCAGCAAAATTCTCGACAATATAATTCGTCACAGCAACAACCTAGCCATCAAAATCTTA TGAAGCAGTTACAAACCAGAGCCTCGTCGACTGACGTTAATCTTGGGAACTTGCAAGCACAGGTAAATAATCGGTTACCATCACAGCCTGTGGCAAATCCAAGGGATAATGTCAGTGCTATAACCTTGCGAAGTGGGAAGGAGTTGAGATCGATACTAAAGAAGGGCCAAAACAGTAATGAGGAAGACGAAACTGAG CAAATTTTGAGCAGAAACGAGGGTTCCGAGCTTGAGCACAAGCAG GCGCCGTTTCCACAACGTTTGAGGAAGGAAAAGTCAGACGACGtcaatgctaaaattttagAGACTTTCCATAAGGTACAAGTTAATATCCCATTGATTGATGCAATTAAACAAGTACCTAGATATgctaagtttttaaaagaacTGTGCACatctaaaaggaaattaattggaaatgagaagaTTAGTCTAGGCGAAAATGTTTCTGCggtatttcaaaagaaacttcctATTAAATGTAAAGATCCTGGAATGTTTTCGATACCTTGTAAGATAGGAGATCTTAAACTAGATAGAGCTATGCTTGATTTGGGTGCTTCTATAAATGTCATGCCTAGGAGTATCTACGATAAAGTTCAATTAGGTGCATTAAAAGACACGAGACTGATAATACAACTTGCAGATAGAAGTAATGCCTATCCTGATGGAGTTTTAGAAGATGTTCTAGTGCAAGTGAATGAGTTAGTTTTTCCagctgatttttatgttttagacatGAGAGCTAGTGATAACTCAGTTGATGTACCCTTACTTTTAGGTAGACCCTTCCTTAAGACAAATTAG